From one Streptomyces sp. ICC1 genomic stretch:
- a CDS encoding UBP-type zinc finger domain-containing protein, translating into MTMDLLCTHIDQIRPVKPGTEGCEECLASGDTWVHLRMCLSCGHVGCCDSSKNRHATRHYGASGHPLAASHEPGEDWAWCYADKLMLDAA; encoded by the coding sequence ATGACGATGGACCTGTTGTGCACCCACATCGATCAGATACGTCCGGTGAAACCCGGCACGGAGGGCTGCGAGGAATGCCTCGCCTCCGGGGACACCTGGGTGCACCTGCGGATGTGCCTGAGCTGCGGGCACGTCGGGTGCTGCGATTCCTCGAAGAACCGTCATGCCACCCGGCACTACGGAGCCTCCGGGCACCCCCTGGCGGCCTCCCACGAGCCCGGCGAGGACTGGGCCTGGTGCTACGCCGACAAGCTGATGCTGGACGCGGCGTGA
- a CDS encoding type 1 glutamine amidotransferase domain-containing protein: MSRKILVIVSEHGYWAEELIGPVSKFDEQGYEVVFATPTGKRAHALPPSLDANYIDPPLGRSVTTEENARLGREFEQSSRLDSPLDIEAWAPERPYTSDEGYLPKLEQYHRDLDKLQADIAGFDALLIVGGSGPIVDLANNERVHALILAFKNAGKVVAAECYGVACLAFARDWGDRRSIIWGKHVTGHCKEYDYKDGTGFLGTDFNMGPPPYPLEYILRDATGPGGAYHGNFGHPLSVIVDFPFVTGRSTPDSYLTGQKIVEVLENGLTRYGW, translated from the coding sequence GTGAGCAGAAAGATTCTGGTCATTGTCTCCGAACACGGTTACTGGGCCGAGGAACTGATCGGCCCCGTATCGAAGTTCGACGAGCAGGGCTATGAAGTCGTATTCGCCACGCCGACCGGAAAGCGTGCGCACGCTCTCCCGCCGAGCCTCGACGCGAACTACATCGATCCTCCGCTGGGACGCTCGGTCACCACCGAGGAGAACGCCCGGCTGGGCCGGGAGTTCGAGCAGTCGAGCCGGCTCGACTCCCCGCTCGACATCGAAGCGTGGGCGCCCGAGCGCCCGTACACCAGCGACGAGGGCTATCTGCCCAAGCTGGAGCAGTACCACCGCGATCTGGACAAGCTCCAGGCCGACATCGCCGGTTTCGACGCGCTCCTCATCGTCGGCGGCAGCGGCCCGATCGTGGACCTCGCCAACAACGAGCGCGTGCACGCCCTGATCCTGGCGTTCAAGAACGCCGGCAAGGTCGTCGCCGCCGAGTGCTACGGCGTGGCCTGCCTGGCCTTCGCCCGGGACTGGGGCGACCGCCGCAGCATCATCTGGGGCAAGCACGTGACCGGCCACTGCAAGGAATACGACTACAAGGACGGCACCGGATTCCTCGGTACCGACTTCAACATGGGGCCGCCGCCGTATCCGCTGGAGTACATCCTGCGCGACGCGACCGGACCGGGCGGCGCCTATCACGGAAACTTCGGCCACCCGCTTTCGGTGATCGTCGACTTCCCGTTCGTGACGGGCCGTTCCACCCCCGACTCCTATCTCACGGGGCAGAAGATCGTGGAAGTCCTGGAGAACGGCCTCACCCGGTACGGCTGGTAA
- a CDS encoding thiamine pyrophosphate-binding protein, which yields MSSGATPGRERLIDQFKADGLNIMFGNPGTVEQGFLDAVDAAEDFSYVLALQETVAAGIADGYARATGGAALLQLHSGVGLGNGIGMLYQSLRGHTPLVVVAGDAGVRYDAMDAQMACDLVAMAKPVTKYATRVTDRHSVLRTIRRAVKIALTPPRGPVFVALPMDVLDELNSEPVLPTTVPLTDVAPSPASVGRAAELLASAERPVVLVGDGVALSGAQRELAAVAELLGADVYEVDSSEVNIAASHPLRRGQTGHMFGPHSKELIGDADGVLIVGTYVFPEVFPELESPFRAGAKVVHIDLNAYEIAKNHPVDLGLAADPRQALRALAGVLENLLTPARRAAAAGRLEARTRERARANLLDGADADGSTMAVFLRTLAERTGGDLIVFDEALTTSPLVTKYLPPERPGDYHLTRGGSLGVGFPGAVGVKLARPDRLVVGFAGDGGSMYTYQALWTAVRHGIDAKFVVCNNRKYRLLDDNIAQYWREREIPEHRFPGSFDLSRPEIDFAALARSLGAGGVRVEKPDEAVQAVGRMLDHPGPFLVDVQI from the coding sequence ATGAGTTCCGGAGCCACTCCCGGACGGGAAAGGCTGATCGACCAGTTCAAGGCCGACGGCCTGAACATCATGTTCGGAAATCCGGGGACGGTGGAACAGGGATTCCTCGACGCGGTGGACGCCGCGGAGGACTTCTCCTACGTCCTGGCCCTCCAGGAGACCGTGGCCGCCGGCATCGCCGACGGCTACGCCCGGGCCACCGGCGGCGCGGCCCTGCTCCAGCTCCACTCCGGGGTCGGGCTGGGCAACGGCATCGGCATGCTCTACCAGTCGCTGCGCGGGCACACCCCGCTCGTCGTCGTCGCCGGCGACGCCGGGGTCCGCTACGACGCCATGGACGCGCAGATGGCGTGCGACCTGGTGGCGATGGCCAAGCCGGTGACCAAGTACGCGACCCGGGTCACCGACCGGCACTCCGTACTGCGCACCATCCGGCGGGCGGTGAAGATCGCCCTGACCCCGCCGCGCGGCCCGGTGTTCGTGGCGCTGCCGATGGACGTGCTGGACGAGCTCAACTCCGAGCCCGTCCTGCCGACCACGGTGCCGCTCACGGACGTGGCGCCCTCGCCAGCCTCGGTGGGGCGGGCGGCCGAGCTGCTCGCCTCCGCCGAGCGGCCGGTCGTCCTCGTCGGAGACGGGGTCGCGCTCTCCGGGGCGCAGCGCGAACTCGCCGCCGTCGCCGAGCTGCTCGGCGCGGACGTGTACGAGGTCGACTCCTCGGAGGTGAACATCGCGGCCTCGCACCCGCTGCGCCGCGGCCAGACGGGCCACATGTTCGGCCCGCACAGCAAGGAGCTGATCGGGGACGCCGACGGGGTGCTGATCGTGGGCACCTACGTCTTCCCCGAGGTGTTCCCGGAGCTGGAGAGCCCCTTCCGGGCGGGCGCGAAGGTCGTGCACATCGACCTGAACGCCTACGAGATCGCCAAGAACCACCCGGTGGACCTCGGGCTCGCCGCCGATCCGCGCCAGGCGCTGCGCGCGCTGGCCGGCGTACTGGAGAACCTGCTGACCCCCGCCCGGCGGGCGGCGGCGGCCGGGCGGCTGGAGGCGCGGACCCGGGAGCGGGCGCGCGCAAACCTGCTCGACGGGGCCGACGCGGACGGATCGACGATGGCGGTCTTCCTGCGGACGCTGGCCGAGCGCACCGGCGGGGACCTGATCGTCTTCGACGAGGCGCTGACCACCTCCCCGCTGGTCACGAAGTACTTGCCGCCGGAGCGGCCGGGCGACTACCACCTCACCCGGGGCGGCTCGCTCGGGGTGGGCTTCCCGGGCGCGGTCGGCGTCAAGCTCGCCCGCCCGGACCGGCTCGTCGTCGGCTTCGCGGGCGACGGCGGCTCGATGTACACCTACCAGGCGCTGTGGACCGCGGTCCGGCACGGCATCGACGCGAAGTTCGTGGTCTGCAACAACCGCAAGTACCGGCTGCTGGACGACAACATCGCCCAGTACTGGCGGGAGCGGGAGATTCCCGAGCACCGCTTCCCGGGCTCCTTCGACCTCTCCCGCCCCGAGATCGACTTCGCGGCCCTGGCCCGGTCGCTCGGCGCCGGCGGCGTGCGGGTGGAGAAGCCGGACGAGGCGGTCCAGGCCGTGGGCCGGATGCTGGACCACCCCGGGCCCTTCCTGGTCGACGTACAGATCTGA
- a CDS encoding nuclear transport factor 2 family protein: MPAERLTEDAIRAFAENWYVALDQHLAPDQVLALITEDLEFKVPEDTFLGHQGFGRWYEAVTHRFFDEVHTVTKVEPVIEGDRAVVRVLVNWQARIWDPPAARSVWLGFDADQTWTVVAGPDGPLIKQYTVNELAPMPGSASL, translated from the coding sequence ATGCCCGCCGAGCGGCTGACCGAGGACGCGATCCGCGCCTTCGCCGAGAACTGGTACGTGGCCCTGGACCAGCACCTCGCGCCGGACCAGGTGCTGGCGCTGATCACCGAGGACCTGGAGTTCAAGGTCCCCGAAGACACCTTCCTCGGCCACCAGGGCTTCGGCCGCTGGTACGAGGCGGTCACCCACCGCTTCTTCGACGAGGTGCACACGGTCACGAAGGTGGAGCCCGTCATCGAGGGCGACCGGGCGGTCGTCCGGGTCCTCGTCAACTGGCAGGCCAGGATCTGGGACCCGCCGGCCGCCCGCAGCGTCTGGCTGGGCTTCGACGCGGACCAGACCTGGACCGTGGTCGCGGGCCCCGACGGGCCGCTGATCAAGCAGTACACCGTGAACGAACTGGCGCCCATGCCCGGTTCCGCCTCCCTCTGA
- a CDS encoding nuclear transport factor 2 family protein translates to MTEVTRERVEAAYRALGSGDRARILEYYSEDLRWQVPGNHPLAGWYESLDAFLELMGQTHKLTGGTFRMDLEAVLVGEDCSADVCRNIALRGGADESSSSPYERMDYPVFHFMRWRDGRIVEGHDGLFGDSATAFSQFWAPFAPDGTRRDR, encoded by the coding sequence ATGACCGAAGTGACGCGCGAGCGGGTCGAGGCGGCCTACCGGGCCCTCGGCTCCGGCGACCGGGCCCGGATCCTGGAGTACTACTCCGAGGACCTGCGCTGGCAGGTCCCCGGCAACCACCCGCTCGCCGGCTGGTACGAGAGCCTGGACGCCTTCCTGGAGCTGATGGGCCAGACCCACAAGCTCACGGGCGGCACCTTCCGCATGGACCTGGAAGCGGTCCTCGTCGGCGAGGACTGCAGCGCGGACGTCTGCCGCAACATCGCCCTGCGCGGCGGCGCGGACGAGTCGAGCAGTTCCCCGTACGAGCGGATGGACTACCCGGTCTTCCACTTCATGCGCTGGCGGGACGGCCGGATCGTCGAGGGCCACGACGGCCTGTTCGGCGACTCGGCGACGGCCTTCAGCCAGTTCTGGGCGCCCTTCGCGCCGGACGGAACCCGCAGGGACCGATAG
- a CDS encoding nuclear transport factor 2 family protein, with product MNAMDARQILQKYYEYANAGDWDAWCDLFSEDQVMDEQLAGHIEGLETLRSMMKGMGTMYRVFRNEPVHFLVDGEKAAAVSHLTAVTPAGENIEAEVMNFFRIVDGKIAYMANHHDTVPFQVLGQG from the coding sequence ATGAACGCCATGGACGCGCGGCAGATCTTGCAGAAGTACTACGAGTACGCCAACGCCGGTGACTGGGACGCCTGGTGCGACCTGTTCTCCGAGGACCAGGTCATGGACGAGCAGCTCGCCGGCCACATCGAGGGCCTGGAGACGCTGCGGTCGATGATGAAGGGCATGGGGACGATGTACCGGGTGTTCCGCAACGAGCCCGTGCACTTCCTCGTCGACGGGGAGAAGGCGGCGGCCGTCTCCCACCTGACGGCGGTCACCCCGGCGGGCGAGAACATCGAGGCCGAGGTCATGAACTTCTTCCGGATCGTGGACGGAAAGATCGCCTACATGGCGAACCACCACGACACCGTCCCCTTCCAGGTGCTCGGCCAGGGCTGA
- a CDS encoding GMC oxidoreductase: MAADEYDYIIVGSGTAGSVLANRLSEDPDTTVLVLEAGAGRIPPEVDDPSSWYKLLGGPVDWGYTSVPQPGLDGRRTYEPRGKAPGGSSNLYIMMHIRGHASDFDNWAYQGAAGWAHEDVLPYFALLEGQEDATAATTGTRGPQRITNAGRHHPNPVSRAFIDAAVELGHEEIADFNTDGPRRGLFGTGWHHIDVAEGRRQGVLAAYLEPALDRPNLTLRTSAQSTRLLFDGDTCTGVEYVQLAPPADIPGRTVRDGHSTPPEPGPQTARARREVIVAAGAIESPKLLLLSGIGHPEQLAEHGIRTVAALPGVGENFHNHVLTGLMAEVTQELPPPAQNLSESALFLSSRPGLPAPDLQIAFVHVPFDVIVGQDHPNTVSILPGVVRPVSRGWIKLASADPLAHPLIHPNYLGDRWDLERMVQGVKTAREIFATSAFSPWYKQELQPGPGHESDADLRAFVKQKSESYHHQAGSCRMGVDDLSVVDPELRVHGVRNLRVVDASVMPAVPSGNCHTAIAMIAERAADFLRGLDRGASGA, from the coding sequence ATGGCCGCAGACGAGTACGACTACATCATCGTGGGATCCGGCACCGCGGGCAGCGTCCTCGCGAACCGGCTCTCCGAGGACCCGGACACCACCGTCCTCGTCCTGGAAGCCGGCGCGGGCCGCATCCCGCCCGAGGTGGACGACCCGTCCTCCTGGTACAAGCTGCTCGGCGGGCCCGTCGACTGGGGCTACACCAGCGTCCCGCAGCCCGGCCTCGACGGCCGGCGCACCTACGAACCGCGCGGCAAGGCCCCCGGGGGCAGCAGCAACCTCTACATCATGATGCACATCCGGGGCCACGCCTCGGACTTCGACAACTGGGCCTACCAGGGCGCGGCGGGCTGGGCCCACGAGGACGTGCTGCCCTACTTCGCCCTGCTGGAGGGCCAGGAGGACGCCACCGCCGCGACCACCGGCACCCGCGGCCCGCAGCGGATCACCAACGCCGGGCGGCACCACCCCAATCCGGTCTCCCGCGCCTTCATCGACGCCGCCGTCGAGCTCGGCCACGAGGAGATCGCCGACTTCAACACCGACGGCCCCCGGCGCGGGCTCTTCGGCACCGGCTGGCATCACATCGACGTGGCGGAGGGCCGCCGCCAGGGCGTGCTCGCCGCCTATCTCGAACCGGCCCTCGACCGCCCGAACCTGACCCTGCGCACCAGTGCGCAGAGCACCCGGCTGCTCTTCGACGGCGACACCTGCACGGGCGTGGAGTACGTCCAGCTCGCCCCGCCCGCCGACATCCCGGGCCGGACCGTGCGGGACGGGCACAGCACCCCGCCCGAGCCCGGTCCGCAGACCGCGCGGGCCCGCCGGGAGGTGATCGTGGCCGCCGGGGCGATCGAATCGCCCAAGCTGCTGCTGCTCTCCGGGATCGGGCACCCCGAGCAGCTCGCCGAGCACGGCATCCGGACGGTGGCGGCCCTGCCCGGAGTCGGCGAGAACTTCCACAACCACGTGCTGACCGGGCTGATGGCCGAGGTCACCCAGGAACTCCCGCCGCCGGCGCAGAACCTGTCGGAGAGCGCGCTGTTCCTCTCCTCCCGCCCCGGACTGCCCGCCCCGGACCTGCAGATCGCCTTCGTCCACGTGCCGTTCGACGTGATCGTCGGCCAGGACCACCCCAACACGGTGTCCATCCTGCCCGGCGTCGTACGCCCCGTCTCGCGCGGCTGGATCAAGCTGGCGAGCGCCGATCCGCTGGCCCACCCGCTGATCCACCCGAACTACCTGGGCGACCGCTGGGACCTGGAGCGGATGGTGCAGGGCGTCAAGACGGCCCGGGAGATCTTCGCGACCTCCGCCTTCTCGCCCTGGTACAAGCAGGAGCTCCAGCCCGGCCCGGGCCACGAGTCCGACGCCGACCTGCGCGCCTTCGTGAAGCAGAAGTCGGAGAGCTACCACCACCAGGCGGGCTCCTGTCGCATGGGCGTCGACGACCTGTCCGTCGTCGACCCCGAGCTGCGGGTGCACGGCGTGCGGAACCTGCGCGTCGTCGACGCGAGCGTGATGCCCGCCGTCCCGTCGGGCAACTGCCACACCGCCATCGCCATGATCGCCGAACGCGCCGCGGACTTCCTCCGCGGCCTGGACAGGGGGGCTTCCGGTGCCTGA
- a CDS encoding DJ-1/PfpI family protein, with product MPDAVLREGALSGTRIAVLVESDFYEPEIFYYLHRFAEEGAEVDFLTRLWGNDSITFTGHEYRAPFTATKSLEGLGDEDLRRYAALIVPSGMVADRLRYTEDVDVLAPATELLRRAFEEPAVLKGIICHGMWLAASIPDKVRGRKVVCHNNLIGDVRNMGAEYVDEDVVVDGDLVTGRTGAHHHLFARRIIELIAAGRGARGAGAATARGAG from the coding sequence GTGCCTGACGCCGTACTGCGCGAGGGCGCGCTCTCCGGGACGCGGATCGCGGTCCTGGTCGAGAGCGACTTCTACGAGCCGGAGATCTTCTACTACCTGCACCGGTTCGCGGAGGAGGGCGCCGAGGTCGACTTCCTGACCCGGCTGTGGGGCAACGACTCCATCACCTTCACCGGACACGAGTACCGGGCGCCCTTCACCGCGACCAAATCCCTGGAGGGACTGGGCGACGAGGACCTGCGCCGGTACGCGGCGCTCATCGTGCCCTCGGGCATGGTGGCCGACCGGCTGCGCTACACCGAGGACGTGGACGTGCTGGCCCCGGCGACGGAGCTGCTGCGCCGGGCCTTCGAGGAGCCGGCCGTCCTCAAGGGGATCATCTGCCACGGCATGTGGCTGGCCGCTTCGATCCCGGACAAGGTGCGCGGCCGCAAGGTCGTCTGCCACAACAACCTCATCGGCGACGTCCGCAACATGGGCGCCGAGTACGTGGACGAGGACGTGGTGGTCGACGGCGACCTGGTCACCGGCCGCACCGGCGCCCACCACCACCTCTTCGCCCGGCGGATCATCGAGCTGATCGCGGCCGGCCGCGGGGCGCGGGGCGCGGGGGCGGCGACCGCGCGCGGCGCCGGCTGA
- a CDS encoding VOC family protein — protein sequence MRWSHVGLNCVDQKATEEFYTRYFGFTRARVVDLGDARIVFLRQGDVYLELFGAGTEPAGTALHDGPPAPGRMRHLAFQTDSVDAFLSTLGDAAEVTLGPLDFGDFICGWRTVWVRDPDGVIVEVSQGFEDEHPHEGFHDDKDGV from the coding sequence ATGCGCTGGTCGCACGTGGGCCTGAACTGCGTGGACCAGAAGGCCACCGAGGAGTTCTACACCCGGTACTTCGGCTTCACCCGGGCCCGGGTGGTCGACCTCGGGGACGCCCGGATCGTGTTCCTGCGCCAGGGGGACGTGTACCTGGAGCTCTTCGGGGCGGGCACCGAGCCGGCCGGCACGGCACTGCACGACGGACCGCCGGCCCCGGGCCGGATGCGCCACCTGGCCTTCCAGACCGACAGCGTGGACGCCTTCCTGTCCACGCTCGGCGACGCGGCCGAAGTGACCCTGGGGCCACTGGACTTCGGCGACTTCATCTGCGGGTGGCGGACCGTGTGGGTCCGCGATCCCGACGGGGTGATCGTCGAGGTCAGCCAGGGATTCGAGGACGAGCACCCGCATGAGGGCTTCCACGACGACAAGGACGGTGTATGA
- a CDS encoding AGE family epimerase/isomerase → MADAVSFSFSDTIAGYVTRFDSGSRLLRLKTSDGRAFDVSLAGDPSAELVRNLDEPYIDASGHIDEMLSPGRFLYVYGVHYPEHGGRFEAKRLVFLGRGAEDFRFEEPSWWIKQIESLADFYKRAQFGDGPVDFAEYRTEIRLGGDKTASHVQETDTISRLVYGMASAYLLTGKDEYLEVAERGTEYLRKHMRVVDSEEDVVFWYHGISVDGDSERKLFTSEFSDDYDAIPMYEQIYALAGPIQTYRITGDVRIKNDADATIRLFDKFFKDPEQGGYYSHIDPILFSADHESLGENAERKNWNSVGDHAPAYLINLYLATGDQKYADFLEYTFDTIADKFPDYKNSPFVQERFFRDWSHDTAHSWQQNRAVVGHNLKIAWNLMRMNSLKAKPAYEELARKIGEIMPAAGSDVQRGGWYDVVERVKEGDQETYRFAWHDRKAWWQQEQAILAYLILNGTVGGDAFLREARQAQSFYNTFFLDHDEGAVYFNVLASGTPYLLGTERLKGSHSMSMYHSAELCYLSAVYNNLLVNGREMDFHFQPDPSGLPDRVLRVSPDLLPAGSVRIASVDIDEKPYTDFDADGLTVRLPDVQGRVKVKVRLRPTAH, encoded by the coding sequence ATGGCGGATGCCGTGAGCTTCTCCTTCTCCGACACGATCGCCGGCTACGTCACCCGCTTCGACTCCGGGTCGCGCCTGCTGCGCCTGAAGACCTCGGACGGCCGCGCGTTCGACGTCTCGCTGGCCGGCGACCCCAGCGCCGAACTGGTCCGCAACCTGGACGAGCCGTACATCGACGCCTCCGGGCACATCGACGAGATGCTCTCGCCGGGCCGGTTCCTCTACGTCTACGGGGTCCACTACCCCGAGCACGGCGGCCGCTTCGAGGCCAAGCGCCTGGTGTTCCTGGGCCGCGGGGCCGAGGACTTCCGCTTCGAGGAGCCCAGCTGGTGGATCAAGCAGATCGAGTCGCTGGCCGACTTCTACAAGCGGGCGCAGTTCGGTGACGGGCCGGTGGACTTCGCCGAGTACCGCACCGAGATCCGGCTCGGCGGCGACAAGACCGCCAGCCACGTCCAGGAGACCGACACGATCTCCCGGCTGGTCTACGGCATGGCCTCGGCCTACCTGCTGACCGGCAAGGACGAGTACCTGGAGGTCGCCGAGCGCGGCACCGAGTACCTGCGCAAGCACATGCGGGTCGTGGACAGCGAGGAGGACGTGGTCTTCTGGTACCACGGCATCAGCGTCGACGGGGACAGCGAGCGCAAGCTGTTCACCTCGGAGTTCTCCGACGACTACGACGCGATCCCGATGTACGAGCAGATCTACGCGCTGGCCGGCCCGATCCAGACCTACCGGATCACCGGCGACGTCCGGATCAAGAACGACGCGGACGCCACCATCCGGCTGTTCGACAAGTTCTTCAAGGACCCGGAGCAGGGCGGCTACTACTCGCACATCGACCCGATCCTCTTCAGCGCCGACCACGAGTCCCTCGGGGAGAACGCGGAGCGCAAGAACTGGAACTCGGTCGGCGACCACGCGCCGGCGTACCTGATCAACCTGTACCTGGCGACCGGCGACCAGAAGTACGCCGACTTCCTCGAGTACACCTTCGACACCATCGCGGACAAGTTCCCGGACTACAAGAACAGCCCCTTCGTCCAGGAGCGCTTCTTCCGCGACTGGTCCCACGACACCGCGCACAGCTGGCAACAGAACCGCGCGGTCGTCGGCCACAACCTCAAGATCGCCTGGAACCTGATGCGGATGAACTCGCTGAAGGCCAAGCCGGCCTACGAGGAGCTCGCCCGCAAGATCGGCGAGATCATGCCGGCCGCCGGCAGCGACGTGCAGCGCGGCGGCTGGTACGACGTGGTGGAGCGGGTGAAGGAGGGGGACCAGGAGACGTATCGTTTCGCCTGGCACGACCGCAAGGCCTGGTGGCAGCAGGAGCAGGCGATCCTCGCCTACCTCATCCTGAACGGCACCGTCGGCGGCGACGCCTTCCTGCGCGAGGCGCGGCAGGCGCAGTCCTTCTACAACACCTTCTTCCTCGACCACGACGAGGGAGCCGTCTACTTCAACGTGCTCGCCAGCGGTACCCCGTACCTGCTCGGCACGGAGCGGCTCAAGGGCAGCCACTCGATGTCCATGTACCACTCCGCGGAGCTCTGCTACCTCTCCGCCGTCTACAACAACCTGCTCGTCAACGGCCGGGAGATGGACTTCCACTTCCAGCCCGACCCGAGCGGCTTGCCCGACCGCGTGCTGCGCGTCTCGCCCGACCTGCTCCCCGCCGGCTCGGTGCGGATCGCGTCCGTCGACATCGACGAGAAGCCGTACACGGACTTCGACGCCGACGGGCTCACCGTCCGGCTGCCCGACGTCCAGGGCCGGGTCAAGGTCAAGGTCCGGCTGCGGCCGACCGCTCACTAG
- a CDS encoding STAS domain-containing protein: MTLNVKERRNKTGTVLVATGEINSETSGSLLQTLLPLVREGKPLRIDLTAVTYVSSAGLRTLLVVYREAQHAGVAVTLYGVSEEVRFVMSATGFLDFFSTGEAEAATVKAAARARAAR; encoded by the coding sequence ATGACCCTGAACGTGAAGGAACGACGCAACAAGACGGGCACCGTGCTCGTCGCAACCGGCGAGATCAACAGCGAGACCTCCGGATCGCTGCTCCAGACGCTGCTGCCGCTGGTCCGCGAGGGCAAGCCGCTGCGCATCGACCTGACGGCCGTCACCTACGTCTCCAGCGCCGGGCTGCGCACCCTGCTCGTCGTCTACCGCGAGGCCCAGCACGCCGGGGTCGCCGTCACCCTCTACGGGGTGAGCGAGGAAGTCCGGTTCGTCATGTCGGCCACCGGCTTCCTCGACTTCTTCTCCACCGGCGAGGCCGAGGCGGCCACCGTCAAGGCGGCCGCCCGGGCACGGGCCGCGCGATGA